Below is a window of Bacillota bacterium DNA.
CCGCTGAAGCGGACGGTCCCGTTGGCGGTCGCCCGGATCGGTGTTCCCGTGGGCGCGGCAATGTCGATCCCCTCATGGCCTTGGATGCGGCCGGTGATCGGATGGCGTCGCCTCCCGAAGCTCGAAGTCACCCGCCCTCTCGTCGGCCAACCACTAGGCGTGTGGTCCAGCTTGCTCCTGTACGACTCTGCGGAGCGCCGCAGTGACGAGAAGCTGGTGGACATGGTGTCTACGGCGCGAACGAGTTCGTCGAGACGCGACTCTGTCTGGGTGACGAGGGCTTCATCCTCCGCCACAGGCTCATCTGTGCCGGGTGCGCCGCGCTCCGCCCCGGGCAGCGCGCCACGCTCATAGTCTCCACGACTCGCCAGAGACACGGGAGCGGTTGATACTTTCTTGCCCTTAATGATACCCATTATTTCCTTGCTTAGGGCATCTAGGCGGGAAAGTTCTTCTTCGAGTTCGGCCGTCCTCTTCGCGAAACCTTCGAGCTGTTTCTTGTTGGCGGCGTTAATGCGCTCGAGTTCCGCGTTCTTCTTCGCCAACTCCTCGATATGAGCGTCCTTGACGACCTGTTGATGGTAGAACCTGGCCACCGTCGCGGTCATGCCGAAGTAGGACAGCACCAGGAAGGACACGACAGCTACCGCCACGCCCGCTCCAGCGTAAACAAGGAGCAGCGGGACGCTAATGCTCCGGATGCTGCCGTCTGTAGTAGGTATCGCCATGATCGTGAGCGCGCTTCGGCGGCGTCTCGCAAACTTGCGCCTGAGCAGCCTGCGCCACATCATGGTTCGCCCCTTCCGAAGGATAGTCTCGCCGGTCGCTCTGCCGCCGGATACTAGGTTGGCGCCCTCTTCGGCGACCCGAAACGGAGGCTGGTCAACTGGGAAGCATGTGATCTACTGCCGGAATTACGAGCTAGCAGGGAGCGGTCACCAGAACTCACAGAGCGACCCAGAAGGCAGGTTGAAACTTCGACGTCGCTGCCAGATTTCCTGCTTTGTCAGCTGACATGCGCCGGGTTTTTTGCGCGCCCTCCGCACAGCTAAGTGTGCTCCCCCGAGCGCTCCGATATGCACCGCCGAGGGCTGAGCGGCCCGGACGACGCGCGCGCCGCGGGAGCCGGAACCGCAGATGGGCACCGCCCAAACCTCTGCATCCGCGGCACGATACGTCTGCACGGTCAGGGCCCTCCGGGGCATTTGCGTTAGCGCGGGCGACGAAGGGCCTGATCAACCGCTTCTTGCTCCTCCGCTGTCAACGCGTAACGGGAAGAGCCTCGCTCGACAGGCTTCGCGTACACGCGCGACTCGTCCCGTCCGTAGAGACTGCTCACGACCACGCCGTCTCCAGACCCGTCGAGGAGAGCGAGAGCGAAGCTCTGGTCTCCCCCGGTGTCCTGAAAGGCATTGAACCTCACGACCCCGAGCCCCTGCACGTGGCGTCTCGCGTCAACGTGCATATCCTCCACGAACTCTTTGAGGCCCTTGAGTTCCTCTTCGAGTTCACCAATACGCCTCACACAGTCCTCGATCAGTCCCTCCAGACTCTCCCCTGTCGCCCCTCGAACGAGCGCGTTGTATCTTCGGAGAAGTCTCCCTAGCCTCCAGTCGAGAACTGCCAGCAGCACCGTCCCTGCCGCCAAGAGAACGACAAG
It encodes the following:
- a CDS encoding DUF4446 family protein — protein: MDIITRLQDTVGAHLETVALCLVVLLAAGTVLLAVLDWRLGRLLRRYNALVRGATGESLEGLIEDCVRRIGELEEELKGLKEFVEDMHVDARRHVQGLGVVRFNAFQDTGGDQSFALALLDGSGDGVVVSSLYGRDESRVYAKPVERGSSRYALTAEEQEAVDQALRRPR
- a CDS encoding M23 family metallopeptidase, which translates into the protein MMWRRLLRRKFARRRRSALTIMAIPTTDGSIRSISVPLLLVYAGAGVAVAVVSFLVLSYFGMTATVARFYHQQVVKDAHIEELAKKNAELERINAANKKQLEGFAKRTAELEEELSRLDALSKEIMGIIKGKKVSTAPVSLASRGDYERGALPGAERGAPGTDEPVAEDEALVTQTESRLDELVRAVDTMSTSFSSLRRSAESYRSKLDHTPSGWPTRGRVTSSFGRRRHPITGRIQGHEGIDIAAPTGTPIRATANGTVRFSGTQAGYGRMVIIDHGYGLQTVYAHNSRNVVRAGQRVKRGQTIAYVGSSGTSTGPHVHYEVRLSGKPVNPRNYM